The following proteins are co-located in the Desulfatirhabdium butyrativorans DSM 18734 genome:
- a CDS encoding RNA methyltransferase encodes MALVHYPVRNRDGQTIASAVTNLDIHDLARAGRTFGVERIFIVTPLVDQKTLVGQIVDHWISGYGGIANPDRKEALKLVAIRDTLEEVRCEILGRHPDIPLMTVATTARQSQGTIQDEELCNWVEREGNCLLVFGTAWGLSEEALQLSDRILTPITGRGSYNHLSVRSAVSIILDRLVNPRTGSGR; translated from the coding sequence TTGGCGCTGGTTCATTATCCGGTCAGAAATCGTGACGGTCAGACAATCGCCTCCGCCGTTACGAATCTCGATATTCATGACCTCGCACGGGCGGGGAGAACTTTCGGCGTCGAACGGATCTTCATCGTGACGCCACTCGTCGATCAGAAGACTCTGGTAGGCCAGATCGTGGACCACTGGATCAGCGGATATGGCGGCATCGCCAATCCCGACCGCAAAGAAGCGCTGAAGTTGGTCGCCATACGAGACACGCTCGAAGAAGTGCGTTGTGAAATCCTCGGCAGGCATCCGGATATACCGCTCATGACGGTTGCAACCACGGCCAGGCAATCACAAGGCACCATTCAGGACGAGGAATTGTGCAACTGGGTGGAAAGGGAGGGGAATTGCCTGCTGGTTTTCGGGACCGCGTGGGGATTATCTGAGGAAGCACTTCAGCTTTCGGATAGAATTCTGACACCCATTACCGGAAGAGGTTCTTATAACCATCTTTCCGTGCGTTCGGCGGTTTCCATCATCTTGGACAGGCTTGTCAACCCCCGAACAGGCTCCGGAAGATAG
- the trmD gene encoding tRNA (guanosine(37)-N1)-methyltransferase TrmD — MHFMTVSIFPSLFEGFWNYGILRRAIESGILHTTAIDLRRFATDKHMTTDDRPYGGGPGMVMKPGPLVDAIRWAKSISERSRCILMSPQGRVFTQPMARELSAESSLILVCGRYEGIDERVVHAVIDDEISIGDYILTGGEIPAMVVMESVVRLLPGALGSEYSAASDSFENHLLEHAQYTRPAIFENEQVPDILLSGHHQKISHWQLESSMIRTFLKRPDLLAERRFSAEEIDILKSWRKQLDSFIDRSDILGAGSLSGQKS, encoded by the coding sequence ATGCATTTCATGACGGTCTCCATTTTCCCCAGCCTGTTCGAGGGATTCTGGAATTATGGGATTCTGCGCAGGGCCATTGAAAGCGGCATCCTGCATACCACAGCCATCGATCTGAGACGGTTTGCCACTGATAAGCATATGACAACCGATGATCGGCCTTACGGTGGCGGCCCCGGCATGGTCATGAAACCGGGTCCGCTCGTCGATGCTATTCGATGGGCAAAAAGCATCTCCGAAAGAAGCCGCTGCATTTTAATGAGCCCTCAGGGCAGGGTTTTCACCCAACCGATGGCCCGCGAGCTATCGGCCGAATCCTCCCTGATTCTGGTCTGCGGCCGGTATGAAGGCATCGATGAGCGGGTCGTTCATGCGGTAATCGACGATGAAATCTCCATCGGCGATTACATTCTGACCGGTGGTGAGATACCGGCCATGGTCGTCATGGAGAGCGTCGTCCGTTTACTCCCCGGAGCCCTGGGAAGTGAATACTCCGCTGCAAGCGATTCTTTTGAAAATCACCTGCTGGAGCATGCACAGTACACGCGGCCGGCGATATTCGAAAATGAGCAGGTGCCAGATATCCTGCTTTCCGGCCACCATCAGAAGATCAGCCATTGGCAGCTTGAATCCTCCATGATCCGGACCTTTCTCAAAAGACCGGACCTTCTGGCGGAACGTCGTTTTTCGGCGGAAGAAATTGACATATTGAAATCATGGCGGAAACAACTTGACTCGTTTATTGACAGGTCGGATATACTTGGCGCTGGTTCATTATCCGGTCAGAAATCGTGA
- the rimM gene encoding ribosome maturation factor RimM (Essential for efficient processing of 16S rRNA) yields the protein MKSLNDRLVMGAEQLIAVGKIVGAHGIRGSLKVKSFCEDPAIFDTPCPLTVSQQKRVSYRVDAYRMHGRSLIIDLEGITTREQAQRLIGAELFLPISAFPAPESDTYYWFELIGLEVKTLEGKPIGRVYRLISAGPHDLLVVRNADSELMIPMVESFVKTIEITKQAIWVDLPENMPVEKLGNLAHPENGASCIS from the coding sequence TTGAAATCATTGAATGATCGCCTGGTGATGGGAGCAGAACAACTGATCGCGGTCGGCAAAATTGTCGGTGCTCACGGAATTCGGGGAAGCCTGAAGGTGAAATCCTTTTGTGAGGACCCCGCCATTTTCGACACCCCCTGCCCGCTGACGGTTTCGCAACAGAAAAGGGTTTCGTATCGGGTCGATGCCTACCGCATGCATGGCAGATCACTGATCATCGATCTGGAAGGCATCACCACCAGGGAACAAGCCCAGCGGCTCATCGGGGCGGAACTGTTCCTACCGATATCCGCATTTCCGGCACCTGAGTCAGATACCTATTACTGGTTCGAACTGATCGGTCTCGAAGTCAAGACACTCGAAGGAAAGCCCATCGGGAGAGTATATCGTCTGATTTCGGCAGGCCCGCATGACTTGCTGGTTGTACGCAACGCGGATTCGGAATTGATGATTCCGATGGTCGAGTCCTTTGTGAAGACAATCGAAATCACAAAACAGGCGATATGGGTCGACCTGCCGGAGAACATGCCCGTTGAAAAATTGGGAAATCTGGCCCATCCGGAAAACGGCGCTTCATGCATTTCATGA
- a CDS encoding KH domain-containing protein, with amino-acid sequence MKELIATIARALVDQADEVVVSEREGNPASILELRVAKEDLGKIIGKQGRTAKALRTILSAASAKMKKRTMLEIIE; translated from the coding sequence ATGAAAGAGCTGATTGCCACCATCGCCCGGGCACTCGTCGATCAAGCGGACGAGGTTGTTGTATCCGAACGGGAAGGAAATCCGGCTTCCATCCTTGAACTCAGGGTGGCCAAAGAAGACTTGGGCAAAATCATCGGAAAACAGGGAAGAACCGCCAAAGCGCTCCGAACCATTCTCAGCGCAGCCTCGGCCAAGATGAAAAAGCGAACCATGCTTGAAATCATTGAATGA
- the rpsP gene encoding 30S ribosomal protein S16, with protein MAVRIRLARHGAPKRPFYRIVAADSQCPRDGKFLENLGTYNALVDPAEVKLKADRVNYWLTQGAKPTDTVRNLLKKHLQA; from the coding sequence ATGGCGGTAAGAATTCGACTGGCAAGACACGGCGCTCCCAAACGCCCGTTCTATAGAATCGTCGCTGCAGACAGTCAGTGCCCCAGAGATGGAAAATTTCTGGAAAACCTCGGGACATACAACGCACTGGTCGATCCGGCGGAAGTCAAACTGAAGGCTGATCGGGTAAATTATTGGCTCACTCAGGGCGCCAAACCAACCGATACTGTCAGGAATCTCTTAAAGAAACATTTGCAGGCATAA
- the ffh gene encoding signal recognition particle protein, with translation MFENLTDKLSTVFKQLKGHGKLDEKNVQEGLKAVRVALLEADVHYKVVKKLIEDIRVRSLGQEVMESLTPGQQVVKIVNDELTKLMGLRHEDINLSGAKPAAVMLVGLQGSGKTTTAGKLAVYLRKKGHKPYLVPLDIYRPAAIEQLTKLGEQIGVPTYPTTTDMDPVFIAEDAKRIAATQGADVILLDTAGRLHIDDALMQELSRIRDAVHPSDILLVADAMTGQDAVNMATSFHQAVGIGGVVLTKMDGDARGGAALSIKAMIERPVKYVGIGEKLGDIEPFHPERMASRILGMGDLLTMIEKAQAVVDQKKAIELEKKLRKNQFTLEDFRDQMIQIRKMGSIGDLIRMIPGLGQNKAFKDIDVDEKELAHIIAIINSMTPQERKKHDIINANRKRRIATGSGTSVQDVNNLLKNYEHVLRMMKQFTKGGMKRMGRGMLKF, from the coding sequence ATGTTTGAGAACCTGACCGACAAACTGAGTACTGTTTTCAAGCAATTGAAAGGACATGGCAAACTCGATGAAAAAAATGTCCAGGAGGGTTTGAAAGCCGTTCGGGTTGCCTTGCTCGAAGCCGATGTTCACTATAAAGTCGTCAAAAAGCTGATCGAGGATATCCGGGTTCGCTCCCTCGGGCAGGAGGTGATGGAAAGCCTGACACCGGGCCAGCAGGTCGTCAAGATCGTCAACGATGAACTGACGAAACTGATGGGCTTGCGGCATGAAGATATCAATCTTTCCGGGGCCAAACCGGCGGCCGTCATGCTGGTCGGCCTCCAAGGGTCCGGCAAAACGACTACCGCCGGGAAATTGGCCGTATATCTTCGCAAGAAAGGTCACAAACCCTACCTGGTCCCATTGGATATCTACAGGCCTGCGGCCATCGAGCAGCTCACAAAGCTCGGCGAACAGATCGGGGTGCCGACCTATCCCACGACAACGGACATGGACCCGGTCTTCATTGCAGAAGACGCCAAACGAATAGCTGCTACCCAGGGCGCAGACGTCATACTGCTCGATACCGCCGGACGGCTGCACATCGACGACGCTCTCATGCAGGAGCTGAGCCGCATCCGTGATGCCGTGCACCCCTCCGATATCCTTCTGGTTGCCGATGCCATGACGGGGCAGGATGCTGTCAACATGGCCACATCTTTTCATCAGGCCGTTGGCATCGGTGGTGTCGTCCTCACCAAAATGGATGGTGATGCACGAGGAGGTGCGGCGCTCTCGATCAAGGCAATGATCGAACGACCGGTCAAATATGTCGGTATCGGCGAAAAGCTCGGCGACATCGAACCGTTCCATCCCGAGCGGATGGCATCCCGCATTCTCGGCATGGGCGATTTGTTGACGATGATCGAAAAAGCCCAGGCTGTCGTCGACCAGAAGAAGGCAATTGAACTCGAAAAAAAGCTTCGCAAGAACCAGTTTACCCTTGAGGATTTCAGGGACCAGATGATCCAAATCCGAAAGATGGGCTCCATTGGAGACCTCATTCGGATGATTCCGGGTCTTGGACAAAACAAGGCATTCAAGGACATCGATGTCGATGAAAAGGAACTCGCTCACATCATTGCCATCATCAATTCCATGACACCTCAGGAACGCAAAAAACACGATATCATCAATGCAAACCGGAAAAGAAGAATCGCAACAGGAAGCGGCACAAGTGTTCAGGATGTAAATAATTTGTTGAAAAATTACGAGCATGTTCTTAGAATGATGAAACAATTCACCAAAGGCGGCATGAAGCGGATGGGCCGCGGCATGCTGAAATTCTGA